One part of the Humulus lupulus chromosome 9, drHumLupu1.1, whole genome shotgun sequence genome encodes these proteins:
- the LOC133799413 gene encoding probable serine/threonine protein kinase IREH1, which produces MVEDEPELSVPEHQQERRKKRSAVGTPDYLAPEILLGTGHGTTADWWSVGVILFELIVGIPPFNAEHPQTIFDNILNRKIPWPRVPNEMSPEAADLIDR; this is translated from the exons ATGGTGGAAGATGAGCCCGAGTTATCTGTGCCTGAGCATCAGCAAGAAAGACGAAAGAAACGTTCTGCTGTTGGCACACCTGACTATTTGGCACCAGAGATATTATTGGGAACAGGACATG GTACAACTGCCGATTGGTGGTCAGTTGGTGTGATTTTGTTTGAACTGATTGTTGGTATTCCACCCTTCAATGCAGAGCATCCTCAG ACAATATTCGATAACATTCTTAATCGTAAAATTCCTTGGCCTCGAGTGCCTAATGAAATGAGCCCAGAAGCAGCAGATTTGATTGATCG CTAA